From the genome of Impatiens glandulifera chromosome 9, dImpGla2.1, whole genome shotgun sequence, one region includes:
- the LOC124914228 gene encoding probable lactoylglutathione lyase, chloroplastic, protein MLRIIPMASFVRPSLSTSTLSSSSSAVPRLASHNDSRRKITFFHLATVSPQTQLSTLKSSKFSRGVEVTIAARATGNVAQETEEDTLDWIQQDKRRMLHVVYRVGDMDRTIKFYTECLGMKLLRKRDIPEERYTNAFLGYGPEDSHFVIELTYNYGVDKYDIGAGFGHFGIAVEDVTKTVDLIKAKGGKVTREPGPVKGGKTVIAFIEDPDGYKFELLERGPTPEPLCQVMLRVGDLQRSIEFYKKALGMELLRLRDNPEYKYTIAMLGYGPEDKSAVMELTYNYGVTEYDKGNAYAQIAIGTDDVYKTAEVIKRNGGKITREPGPLPGINTKITACLDPDGWKLVFVDNIDFLKELE, encoded by the exons ATGCTCAGAATTATTCCCATGGCGTCCTTCGTTCGTCCTTCCCTATCTACATCCaccctttcttcttcttcctccgcCGTCCCTCGTCTCGCCTCTCACAACGACTCCCGGAGGAAGATCACCTTTTTCCATCTTGCCACTG TGAGTCCACAAACACAGTTATCAACCCTAAAATCTTCTAAGTTTTCGAGAGGAGTGGAAGTGACAATTGCAGCTCGAGCTACTGGAAATGTTGCTCAAGAGACCGAAGAAGATACATTGGATTGGATACAACAAGACAAGAGGAGAATGCTTCATGTCGTTTATCGTGTTGGAGACATGGACAGGACAATAAA ATTCTATACTGAGTGTTTGGGGATGAAGCTGTTGAGAAAGCGTGATATACCTGAGGAGAGATACACAAATGCTTTTCTAGGATATGGTCCTGAAGATTCTCACTTTGTCATAGAACTCACTTACA ATTATGGAGTTGACAAGTATGATATTGGAGCTGGTTTTGGACATTTTGGTATTGCAGTTGAAGAT GTTACAAAAACAGTAGACCTCATAAAGGCAAAAGGTGGAAAAGTTACCAGGGAACCTGGTCCTGTCAAAGGTGGCAAAACTGTAATTGCATTCATTGAGGATCCTGATGGCTATAAATTTGAACTTCTCGAAAGGGGACCAACCCCGGAACCCTTATGCCAAGTAATGCTTCGCGTTGGTGATCTTCAACGGTCTATAGAGTTTTACAAGAAG gCACTTGGTATGGAGCTTCTCAGGTTACGGGATAATCCAGAATACAAG TATACTATAGCGATGTTAGGATATGGTCCAGAAGATAAAAGTGCTGTTATGGAGTTGACATATAATTATGGAGTGACTGAATATGATAAAGGAAATGCTTATGCACAG ATAGCAATAGGCACAGACGATGTTTATAAAACAGCAGAAGTAATTAAACGAAATGGTGGAAAGATAACTAGAGAGCCTGGTCCCTTACCGGGTATCAACACAAAGATCACAGCTTGCCTCGATCCTGATGGATGGAAACTG GTTTTTGTTGATAACATCGACTTTCTGAAGGAATTGGAGTAA